CGCCCGCCGAGATCGCGAACTGCACGTTCAGCAGGCCCCGGACGCCGACGCCCTTCGCGATCGCGAGGGTGGCCTCGCGCACGCGATCGACCTCGGTGCGGCCGAGCGACACGGGCGGAAGCGTGCAGGACGAGTCGCCGGAGTGGATGCCGGCCTCTTCGAGGTGCTCCATGACGCCGCCGATGTAGAGGTCGGTGCCGTCGAAGAGCGCATCGACGTCGAGCTCCACGGCGTCGTCGAGGAAGCGGTCGACGAGCAGCGGGAGCCCGGGGCCGATGATGGCCTGGTCGGCAACGCGCACGAAGTAGTCGCGCAGTGCCTCGGTCGAGTAGACGATCTCCATGCCGCGGCCGCCGAGCACGAAGCTCGGGCGCACGAGCACCGGGTAGCCGATCTCCTCGGCCACCTGCACGGCGCCCTCGACGTCGATCGCGGTGCCGTTGCGGGGAGCGACGAGGCCGGCGTCGTCGAGCAGGCGCGAGAACAGCTCGCGCTCTTCGGCGAGGTCGATCGCCTCGGGGCTGGTGCCGAGGATCGTGTAGCCCGCGGCCTCGATGCCCTTCGCCAGGCCCAGCGGCGTCTGACCGCCGAGCTGGCAGACGACGCCGAGGATGCTGCCGGACTGGCTCTCGGCGTGCAGCACCTCGAGCACGTCCTCGAGCGTCAGCGGCTCGAAGTACAGGCGGTCGGAGGTGTCGTAGTCGGTCGACACGGTCTCGGGGTTGCAGTTGACCATGACCGTCTCGTAGCCGGCATCCGACAGCGCGAAGGAGGCGTGCACGCACGAGTAGTCGAACTCGACGCCCTGGCCGATGCGGTTGGGGCCCGAGCCGATGATGACGACCTTCGTGCGGTCGGAGGGGGTGACCTCGGTCTCGGCGTCGTACGAGGAGTAGTGGTACGGCGTCAGGGCCGGGAACTCCCCCGCGCAGGTGTCGACGGTCTTGTAGACCGGGCGCACGTCGAGCGCGTAGCGGATGCCGCGGACGTCGGCCTCGTCAATGCCCCGGAGCTGAGCGATCTGCGCGTCGCTGAAGCCGTGCTCCTTGGCGAGACGGAGAGTGGCCTCGTCCAGATCCGCGGCCTTCGCGATGAAATCGGCGACCTCGTTGATCAGCACGATCTGGTCGATGAACCACGGGTCGATCGCCGTCGCGTCGAACGCCTGCTCGGGCGTGGCGCCCAGGCGCAGCGCCTGCTGCAGCACGATGATGCGGCCGTCGGTCGGGGTCTTCGCGATCTCGAGCAACTCGTCCACCGAACGCGACTCCTCGCCCCAGTGGAAGCTGGAGCCGCGCTTCTCGAGCGAGCGCAGCGCCTTCTGCAGGGCGGTGGTGTAGTTACGGCCGATCGCCATGGCCTCGCCCACCGACTTCATGGTGGTGGTGAGCGTGGTGTCGGCGGCAGGGAACTTCTCGAAGTTGAACCGCGGCACCTTGACCACCACGTAATCGAGCGTGGGCTCGAAGCTCGCCGGGGTCACCTTGGTGATGTCGTTGGGGATCTCGTCGAGGCGGTAGCCGATGGCGAGCTTGGCGGCGATCTTGGCGATCGGGAAGCCCGTCGCCTTCGACGCCAGCGCCGACGAGCGCGAGACGCGCGGGTTCATCTCGATGACGATGATGCGCCCGGTCTTGGGGTCGACGGCGAACTGGATGTTGCAGCCGCCGGTGTCGACGCCGACGGCGCGGATGATGTCGATGCCGATGTTGCGCATCTTCTGGTACTCGCGGTCGGTGAGCGTGAGCGCCGGGGCGACGGTGATCGAGTCGCCGGTGTGCACGCCCACGGGGTCGACGTTCTCGATCGAGCAGACCACCACGGTGTTGTCGTGGGTGTCGCGCATGAGCTCGAGCTCGTACTCCTTCCACCCGAGGATCGACTCCTCGAGCAGCACCTCGGTGGTGGGAGAGTCGTGCAGGCCCGCGCCGCCGATGCGGCGGAGGTCGGCCTCGTCGTACGCGAAGCCCGAGCCGAGGCCACCCATCGTGAACGAGGGGCGAACGACCAGCGGGTAGCCGAGCTTCTCCGCTCCGGCGAGCAGCTCGTCCATCGTGTGGCAGATGACGGAGTCCGCGACGTCGGCGCCCGCGTCGAGCACGAGCTGCTTGAAGATCTGGCGGTCCTCACCGCGGTTGATCGCCTCGAAGTCGGCGCCGATGAGCTCGACGTCGTACTTCTCGAGGATGCCGAGCTTGTGCAGCTGGATCGCGGCGTTCAGGGCCGTTTGTCCACCGAGGGTGGGGAGGATGGCATCCGGCTTCTCCTTCGCGATGATCGACTCGATCACCTCGGAGGTGATGGGCTCGATGTACGTCGCGTCGGCGAAGTCGGGGTCGGTCATGATCGTCGCCGGGTTGGAGTTGACGAGGATGACGCGCACCCCCTCTTCGCGGAGCACGCGGCACGCCTGGGTGCCGGAGTAGTCGAACTCGCAGGCCTGACCGATGACGATCGGGCCGGAGCCGATGACGAGGACGGAGTGGATGTCGTCGCGCTTAGGCATTCTTCTTCGTCTCCAGGGTCGCGAGCACCATGTCGCGGAAGCGGTCGAACAGGTAGTTGGCGTCGTGGGGTCCGGCAGCGGCCTCGGGGTGGTACTGCACGCTGAACGCGGGGATGTCGAGGGCGCGGAGGCCCTCCACGACGTTGTCGTTGAGGCCGATGTGGCTCACCTCGACGCGGCCGAAGCCGGTCGGGCTGTCGATCACCTGGTCGAGGGGCGCATCGACGGCGAATCCGTGGTTCTGCGAGGTGATCTCGACGCGGCCGGTGGTCTTGTCGAGCACGGGCTGGTTGATGCCGCGGTGGCCGAAGGGCAGCTTGTAGGTGCCGAATCCGAGGGCGCGGCCCAGCAGCTGGTTGCCGAAGCAGATGCCGAAGAACGGCAGGCCGTCGCCGAGCACGGCGCGCAGCAGCTCGACGTGCTGGTCGGATGCCGCCGGGTCGCCGGGGCCGTTCGAGTAGAACGCCGCGACGGGCTCGATGGCGCGGATCTCCTCGATCGTGGCCGACTGCGGGAACACGTGCACGTC
The DNA window shown above is from Microbacterium proteolyticum and carries:
- the carB gene encoding carbamoyl-phosphate synthase large subunit, with the protein product MPKRDDIHSVLVIGSGPIVIGQACEFDYSGTQACRVLREEGVRVILVNSNPATIMTDPDFADATYIEPITSEVIESIIAKEKPDAILPTLGGQTALNAAIQLHKLGILEKYDVELIGADFEAINRGEDRQIFKQLVLDAGADVADSVICHTMDELLAGAEKLGYPLVVRPSFTMGGLGSGFAYDEADLRRIGGAGLHDSPTTEVLLEESILGWKEYELELMRDTHDNTVVVCSIENVDPVGVHTGDSITVAPALTLTDREYQKMRNIGIDIIRAVGVDTGGCNIQFAVDPKTGRIIVIEMNPRVSRSSALASKATGFPIAKIAAKLAIGYRLDEIPNDITKVTPASFEPTLDYVVVKVPRFNFEKFPAADTTLTTTMKSVGEAMAIGRNYTTALQKALRSLEKRGSSFHWGEESRSVDELLEIAKTPTDGRIIVLQQALRLGATPEQAFDATAIDPWFIDQIVLINEVADFIAKAADLDEATLRLAKEHGFSDAQIAQLRGIDEADVRGIRYALDVRPVYKTVDTCAGEFPALTPYHYSSYDAETEVTPSDRTKVVIIGSGPNRIGQGVEFDYSCVHASFALSDAGYETVMVNCNPETVSTDYDTSDRLYFEPLTLEDVLEVLHAESQSGSILGVVCQLGGQTPLGLAKGIEAAGYTILGTSPEAIDLAEERELFSRLLDDAGLVAPRNGTAIDVEGAVQVAEEIGYPVLVRPSFVLGGRGMEIVYSTEALRDYFVRVADQAIIGPGLPLLVDRFLDDAVELDVDALFDGTDLYIGGVMEHLEEAGIHSGDSSCTLPPVSLGRTEVDRVREATLAIAKGVGVRGLLNVQFAISAGVLYVIEANPRASRTVPFVSKALGIPLAKAASRIMAGSTIAELIAEGLLPESDGSRVPLDAPVAVKEAVLPFKRFRTADGHTVDSVLGPEMRSTGEVMGIDRDFPTAFAKSQEAAYGGMPTSGTVFISVADADKRAVILPAHRLQELGFELMATEGTAEILARNGIRVQVVEKYSETQGSGQQNVVDLINAGKIDMIVNTPSGGTARADGYEIRAAAVAGDKALFTTMAVLGAAVSALGAMKDGFGVRSLQEYAVDRAGRL